TTATCATATAGCTACAGTTACTAATATAGCCTTTATGCTGCTGTCTTTTTATCTAATTAAGGGAAATAAATACCAAGGCTTAATTAAATATCAATATAATTTTTTTAAGGATATAAAAGACGCTCGGGCCGCTGTTGAAAAAGAAATGGCTAAAGGAAATAAAAGGAAGAAAAAGTAAGGCTGTATAGCTTTGCTGAAATGCAAAGGAACATAGATAAAAATAGGGCGACGGGTATGTTAGCCGCGTAATGCCATTATGGCGTGGAGTTAAGGAATGTTATTCAAAAAGTGAAGAATGTAACTTCACTACACAATAGCTTTTATTTGCAATGAGCTATGAATATGCAGTTGCTCCACAGCTCTGAGAATAATAACGCTATTGAATTTTATAGATGGTGTTTTGAAAATTTAAATAAAAACTAGGATAGGTAATGAATAAAATAAACATGGATGTAAATTACAGAACTATGGCCGGTAATGCGCGTTTAGTTATGTTAGGCGAATCAAGCCACAATCCCGCAATCTACAAATATGAAGCCATAAAAGCACTTAGGCAACTTAAAACAGCTGGCTTTACCCATTTTGCAATTGAAATGTTACCTCGTTCTATGCAAGAAAAAATAGAGTTTTATCAACGAACAGGTAAAGGGTTTAATGTAATTCAGCAATATTTTAATGATAATTGGGCTTGGGGTTATTTAGTTCCTAAAGCATATGGCGAGCTGGTTAAAGCCGCTCGGGAAGTAGGCTTAAAAATAATTGCACTTGATTTGACTTTGGATGAGATGGAGGTTATTGATAAATCGTGTGATTATGATAATTCATTAGCAGGTAATTGTTTTAATAGTCACACCATTAGAAATATGGTTTGGGCTCAAAATATAAGTAATATTTTAAATCAAACTAATCAAAATCGCGTTGTTGCTTTTATGCATCGTTGGCATGCTGTTAGATCAACTAAATATCAAGAAGGTCTTGATACACTTGTGAAAATGGAAGGCACGCTAAAACTTAGATTTATTGACTTTATTGGTGGTACTGCTTGTTACTCACAAAGAAGTTGTGAGGGTTATTCTGATGAAAAGGGTAATCTTAAAAAGCAATATTTTTCACGAGAAGGTTTTCCATTTCAAACTGCAGTAAAATCTTATCAAGTACACCTGCCTGAAAATACCTCGATAGTAAAAGGTATATAGTAGTGAAAAAGTTAATTTATACTTTTTTTGTACTTATATTATGTTTCGACTCATTTGCTGGAACTTTATTTCCAAAGCATGATATTAATGATCCTAAGTTATCCAAAAACACCGTGATACTTCAATGCCAAAAAAGCCTGATGTATGCGCCTAGACAGCTTGAAAAATGGTGCGAAAAAGCATACGAAATGGGATATTGGCAGGCGCTAGAAGTTATAGGTTTACATACAAGTGATGGAAGCCGTTATATCACGGAGGCTCAATTACATGCTGAAAATGGTGATCCTGATGGAATCTTAGCATTGGCTTTTGCATATGAGTCTGGGCGTTTTGTTACTAAAAACCTACATAAATCGATTGCTTTATATAGTCAATACTTAAATGAAAACCAAGGTATTGAAGAAGAGAAAATGAGAGTAATCAGAACCCATGAAGCTCTATATTTGATATATACAAAGTTAGGTGATTTTGAAAACGCAGCTAAACAGAAACGCTTTTTAGATGAAAGTAATTATAAAGAAAATAAAGAAGCTATATTAAAAAAACAAATACGAGAAGCAGGAATATTTATTGACTCAGAACAATAAAATGCAATTTTAGTAAAATTGATACTTTGATATTCACATGACAGATTTCATTGAAATAAAAAGGAGCTATAAACGCCAAATTAAGGCGTTATAGAATTATTATGGAACAACAACACCAACAAACACTAACCAACCTTGTATACGATATTTACGAGGATCCAACCAAAATTGAAGAGCATCAAGAGCTTATTCAGCCATTACTGAGCGATTTAGTTGCAACTGCGCCTGCGGGTTTTGAAGGCATGGCGACGATGATCAATACTCACATATCAAACGGGTTTAAGTTTAAAAACCCTAAAATACAAAAATTTGAGCTTGAGTCGGGCTTATTAAAGCTTAAAACCTACCTGCAAAAAATAAACCTTTAATTAGTTTCGTAATTGCCAATACTCTCGGCGCAGTGTGTTGGCTGTAATCAAGGATGATAAATGACTCTTATAAACACCTGCATTTTAATGCTGTTTTTACAGCCATTATTTGTTTATTTAGCACTTTTTAAACAGTCAAAATACAGTGTTAAGCCCAAAAGCTCGTTAGATAATGAAGATTCAATGTTTTTATTTATCGCCCCTGGCCTATCGGTTTTTTATCTTGATAAGTTTTGGGTCGCGCTGCTTTATTTAGGGAGTGTGTGCTTATTGGGTGTATTGCTAGCTAAAATTGTAGAAAGCAAAGCAAACAAGCGATTGACCAGAGACGATTCAATAGGCTTTATGGTCGCCAGTTTTATCTTTTTTGGAATGATAAAGTTAATTATTGTTGCAGCTGCGTATTTTTTTACCGATGACGCTTCAAGCGCGATAACAGAAGATTTAAGCCCAGCTAAAGAGCCCTCATTGACGATTAGCCAAATGTTTAGTGTGGATTATTTGTATAGCCAGTTTAAACCTACGGTTTATTTTTTAGCATTAATGGTCGTGACCTTAGTGCTCAAAATTATTGAGTACAAGTTCTCTTTGAAGGAGGCGCTTTCAGGTATCCTTATTATGCTAAGTGCTATATTAGTAGGCATTTCCCCACTATTTGCCGAAGCTTATATATTAGGCTTAATTGCTAATTTTTTTATCTTTTTTATAGTGTGCTCTACATGTATTGAAATAGACAAAATAGGGGATGCATCGGGTGGCGCTATTGCTATTTTATATGGCTATATATTAATGATGGGACTTGGGTTTAGCATTATATGTAAGCTGGTTTATGAAGTGTTTTTTTAGGGAATGATTTATTGCTTGTTTTTTGCTCTAAATGCTTGCAGTGCGCTTTGTACCCAATTAGAATAAATTTTAGTTGAAATGGGCAATTTCATTAACGCTGATAGTTAAGAGTCTAAAACGTCATTAAATAGCAATACGACACGTGTATTTTGAGTTTAATAGTTGGGAGCTTGTATATTTTGTTATCACGTTTTAAAGCTCACATTTTGGTAATTGTATCTATTGCTATTATTTTTACTACAACACAGGCTTATGCAGATATATTTGGTTTTTTTAATAAGCAGGATTTTGTTTTATCGGCTCCGATGAAGGGGCAATTATTAGATAAAGGGCAGCCTGTTGCAAATGCTAAGGTTGTACGTGCACTTACTTATGGTGATGAATATAAAGATGAAGCAATAACCGATGATAATGGTTTTTTTACCTTCATAGAAAAATATATAAAAACGAGTAAGCCTGCAAACATGTTTGATAATGAATCACTGGTTCAACATGTTTATTTAGAAAATGGTACGCCTGAGGGCGTTGTTCTTTGGTACATAACCGTGTCTATGCACGATGGGAGTGATACCCTAAAAAGCTTACTCGCTGACTTAGAGTGTGATATTGCCAAAGACCCACAAACATACGACATACCTATAGAAGAAGCGCCAGAGCACTTCTTTACGGTATATGGTGCATGCATTTGATTTATTGGAGATTATATTTTTGATGGAGCGGTTTAAGTTGCCATTACTCATTGTAGTTGTGGCTATTCTAATTTTATTTACTACAACACAGGTTTTTGCAAATATGTTTAGTTTTTTTAGTAAGGAAGATTTTGTGTTATCAGCTCCAGTTGAAGGGCGCTTGCTTTTTGATGAGCAGCCTGTTGCTGGTAAAAAGGTATTTCGTAGACTAAATTATGGCGATGAATATATTGATGAAGTAACAACAAGCAGTGATGGTCGTTTTTCTTTCCCTAAAAAAGTTATCAAAACATCAAAGCCATCAAACATGTTCGACAACGAATCTGTTATACAACACATATACACATTAGATGAGAATGCAAAGGAAGTTACTATTTGGGCAGTTAGGCTATTTCCTTATGAGCATAAAGATACGCTAACCAAATACTTAAGTAATTTGATTTGTGATATCGCAAATGAGCCAGAAACATTTGATATAGCCGCTAAAGATAATAAGCAGCATACATTTGCAGTTTTTACCACCTGCAAGCTCTAACATTTAAAACCAATAAAAGGATTTAAAATGAATACGTTAACACCTACTCAGGCAGTCCAATTAGCATCACTTGCTTATGATGCTAAAGAATTAAAAAATACAAAATTATTAAATGGGTTATTGCACGCATCCTTACGAGATCAGTTTGATTTTTCTATCAATAATAAATCCATACAAGGTGTGTCAGGCGGGTTTTTCTCTCATTTATTTGGTTTAAGTACTGGGTTTGGCCTTGTTGCACACGGTAAAAATTCATTTCAAGGTGATTCAGTAATCACAATTCGTGGGACGGCTTCTCTTAGAGATGGCCTAACAGATGCACATTTTGGGTTAAGCGGTGGCTCTAACGGAAGTATGGTACATGCTGGGTTTAATAAAACCTTTTATAGTATGAAACCTGCACTACAAGAGTTCGTTGCTGCAAATATAAGAGATAAAATGACCGGCTGTGTGCACATTGTTGGTCATAGTTTAGGTGGGGCATTGGCTACGCTTTCAGCCGATTGGATAAAAGCAGAGTATTCGTTGCCGGTTAAATTATATACGTTCGGCTCACCAAGAGTGGGGCTTGATAACTTTTCACGGGCTGCCACCTCTCGTATTGATAAAATATACCGCTGTACACACGGCGCTGATCCAGTTACAAAAGTGCCTTTGTGGCCATTTTCACATGCGCCCTACAATGGCCAAGAAATTCGTCTTGATAATGGTCAGGGCCTTAAAGGCGCAGCACACAAGTTAAGTGGTACGCCAGGCTATGTTAATACTGCAAACAGTAATGATTGGGGTAATTTAACTGTAAAAGCAAACCACTTTTTAAGCACGCCGGTACGTTTGAAGTTTGAAGACAGAAATCAAGCTTCATTTAGTTCGCATTGGGCAGATAAACTTGGCGCTGCGTTAGTTACCTTATTAAAAGATTCGGGCTACTACAGTGCTGTTGCGGCGCAAGCAGCCATAGGTACAGGTTTAACTTTTTACGATATGCTCGCGCGAACGCTTGATAAAATAGCCAAAGCGTCAGCTTCATTTGCAACACAAACCTTAGGTTTACTCGGGCACATGTTAGTGTTTGCTGGCAAAGTTATTAGTAAAGCCGTAGAGCTGACTTACAGTTTTATTAAATCGGTATTTGATTCAACTCTAGGGGCATTATATCGCGCTGCACGAGAAGGCTTAAATGGTTTAGATTAAGGTTTTATCAGCCTTAATCTCGCTCTAACAAAATAGCACCACTTTGGGTTTCACCTAAGTGGTCGTCTTTGTTATAAATAGGGCACTTACTCATTGATAAACACCCACAGCCTATACAGCCATCAACCCGTTCACGTAAACGTTGCATATAAGCAATACGCTCATCAAGTTTCTTTTGCCATTGTTTTGAAAGTGCAGACCAGTCTTTTTGTGTTGGCGTACGCTGCTCTGGTAACGTTGCCAGAGTTTGTTTAATTTCTTCGAGCGTGATCCCCATCGCTTGTGCTGCTTTTATAACTGCTACTCGCCTTAGTACATCTGGTTTAAAGCGTCGTTGATTGCCACTGTTTCGCCAACTGCGTATTAGCCCTTTATTTTCGTAAAAGTGCAGTGTAGATACCTTAACGCCACTGCGTTTAGCGACAAACCCAACCGTTAAGTTGGCTTCAGTAAGCTTTTTTTGTACCGCCATCACTTTAATTCCTTTTAAAAATTAAATTATTTCTTATTGACCTGAACTTAACTTGAGGTTTTAAGCTTTGCTCCATCATAAGAAAAGGAGCTAACCCAATGCAAGAAAAATCAGCACACAATATCGCAATCATATATTCAAGTGGACGTAAAAATGGCAATACTACCGCGCAAGTTAATGCCTATAGTAAGCAACAAAGCGGCATTGTTTTTTGCTTAGATGATTATGTTATTTCACCTTATCGCTACGATAAGCAGTATCACAATGATGATTTTTATAATTTGTTTGAAGTGTTACTTCGTTACGAACATTGGGTGTTCGCATCGCCTGTGTACTGGTATAACACCACGCCAAAAATGAAAGCATTTATAGATAGGATCACAGATTACATGGATGATGAGGCGTTAAAACCGAAGCTTAGAACTTTACGTCAAAAACAGTTTTCACTGTTGTCTAATGCTGCATCTCCCTCTGCGCCAGACGCATTTATCGATATGTTTAAACATACCTTTAATTATTTAGGAATGACTTTCAAAGCACATTCACATGTTCAGGCTAGTTAATCACGTTAAATAGCGTTAGGCTAAACAAAAAGTAAAAAGGATGATGTATGAAAACGTTACTTATTGGCTCAAGCTTACTTTTGGCTAGCTTTAGTACTCTTGCAGCAGAGCCTGCGCCTGTTATTAAAGACTATGGTTATTTTTATAATGTGCCCGAGCATGTGTCTGATTTAAACCAAGCACAGTTCAAGATAGCTTTTGATGTAGGTAAAGGCGCTGAAAAGGGCGTGCAAAATAATCATATTAATTCGTTAGCGCGATTTATTAATATGCATGTGGCTCACGGCGTAAAACCAGGAAATATTCAGCTTGCGCTGGTGGTACACGGTGGAGCCAGCGTTGATGTACTGAAAAACAGTGATTATAAAGCTCGGTTTGAAAAAGATAACAAAACCGAATCTTTAATTAAACAGCTGCTTGCTAATAACACGCAGGTATATGTATGCGGGCAGTCGGCAATGCATATGAAGGTAGCAGCAGATCAGCTTATACCTGGGGTGAAAATGGCGCTTTCAGCGATGACAGCCCACGCCCAGTTACAGCAACAAGGCTATACATTGAATCCGTTTTAATGAATATATTATGTTTTGGTGATTCCAATACCTTTGGTATTTCTCCTGTTGATGGCAAACGGTTGAGCGAAATTGAACGCTGGCCTACTTTATTAAAGCAGCAGTTGGGCACCGGCTTTGAAGTGATTGAAGCCGGGGAGCCTAATCGTACTTTAGTCAAGAACCCCCCGTTTATGGGAGATAAATCGGGCATTAAATATTTAAAACCGTATCTGGAAGCGCACACTGTTGATGTTGTTATTATTCAACTCGGTACTAATGATTTAAAAGCACGTTTTGCACTGTCTGCTATCGATATTGGCAAAGCGCTTGAGGAGTTAATTTTAGCCATTAAAGCCTTTTATCACTGTAAAACAATACCAAAGATAATCATTATAAGCCCGCCAGAGGTTTATGAGGTTGGAAGTTATAAAAGTATTTACGCAGGTGCAGGTATAAAAGCTGAACAATTATCCATTGAGTTCAAAGCTGTCGCTGATCGTCACACGTGTGTATTTTTAGATTGTTATCCGCTGATACAATCTTGCAATAAAGAGGGCATACACTTACCCGTTAGTGCGCATAAAGAGCTTGCTAATAGTTTGACACCTATAATAAAAAAAGCCGCCGTGTATTAATCACCGCGGCTTTAATTTATTGCTTAAGGAGTGTATTAAAATGCGTAACTAACACTTAAGCGTGTTGTACGCGGCATAATGTAACGGCCATTGGGGGCGTCGGCATTGCGTGGGTCGCCTTCAGTGATGCCTTGCTCGTCGGTTAGGTTATCTATGGCTAATTGCAGTTTAATGCCTTCCATTGGTTCAATAATTAAACCTAAGTCAACTTTTTCGTAGCCATCAAGTGTTACGGTGTTTTCATTATTACCAAAGCGGTCATCTACTGCTGACAAAGTACCATAGAGTGTGGCGTACATGCCGTCTACTTCAAAGTCATAGCTTGGTGTTACGCGTACTTGCCATTTAGGCTGGCGCTGTGCTTCATTGCCTTTATTTTCCGGACTTTCAGTGATTTCGGTTTGTTGCAATGTGGTATTTAAATTAACAGAAAAGCCAGATTCATGATTAAAGTTGTAATCAAGTTCAACACCATACGCTTCGTTCGTTAAAATTTCAGCCGGCACACCCGGGCGACTTACAAAGGTATCGCCTTTTACTTCATTGACAAAAAAGGTGGCGTAGAAGTCGGTAGAGTCTGAAATAAGCTTGTAACCTAGTTCACCTTGCGTTACTTCTTTAATTAGTTTTTCACCCCCTTGGTATGCGCCAAAATTATCTCTAAAGTCATCAAAATATGGCATTTTATAACCACGGTTAACACGTGCAAACACGCCCATGTCGTCATTAATTGAATAGTTTAGACCAGTTGTCCATGAGGTTTTACTTTCATCGTAATCAACAGTTTTAGTGATAATACCGTCAAGGTCTTCATCAACACTGTACTGCACATCATGGTTTTCTTTACGTACACCTAAATCAAGCGTAAATCCATCTGCAAATTTATATTGGCTTGTAAAGTAAAGGGCATTGGTGCGGGCATCGCCTGTTGAGCTAATATCGTAATTAAAACCACACCCGTCAGTGTTTTGGTTACATTCAATACCATTTAATAATTCACCACCGGCTTCCAGCACGTGATACGCCGTATTACCTAAGCTCCACCAATCACTCGCAGATGTGCTTGCGGTGTAATAACCAAAAGTGGCCGATAAATCGCCAAATTGCTTTGAAAGGGCTAAGTCGTTAGTAAACGAGCTTATTTCTTTTAATACTACCCAGCGACCCAGTTGCTGAATCGCGGTATCACTAGCATATTCGGTGTTAGTCACTGCACCGAATGCCGTTTGGCCATTGTCGGCAACTTCACCAACGGTTGTTGCTGAACCATTAGGTACTAGGCCAAATGTATTGGCATCGCCTTTGGTAATATTGAAGCGATCAATAAATTGCCAGCCATTATCAAATTCAAGTTTAATACTACCGCCGGATACATGGCCATCCCATCCTCGGCCATCACCTAGGTCAATGTCGTGTGCTTGCGCATTTGGGCCGGTAAAAATCGTCGCTTGACGGTTTAGTGTGCCAAGTTGGGTATATTCAGCATCAATGCCATTAACATTGAGTGGTGTTGGTAAGTACCATGCGCCATGATCGTCTGTTTGACGGGTATAAAAGTTAAGCTCGCCATTGTCTAACTCTTTAGTAATGTTAATTGTAAATTGGCTGCCTTTTTCAGAAGTAAAGCCTGCATCACGAATACCCGGTGAGCTTTTAACATAGCCGCCTACCATAAAATATAGGTCGTCAGTTATTTCACCACTTACTACAGCATCAACACGCTGTAAGTCGTAATCTGAGGTGGTGTATTTAAACAAGCCTTGAGTATCTTCACTGCCACGTTTTAACCTAAAGTTGGTTGTTAAACCAGGCTGACCATTGGATAGCACAGGATTAGGACCACCTCGCAGTGCTTCCATGGTTTCAATCGTTTCATCGATTCTAAATAACGATGAGTTTTCTAAAAATGAAAGAGTAGGCGCGGGGTAAACTGGCGAGCCTTCAATACTGAGTGTTAAAAATGGCGCATCACCACCTCCTGGAAACCCACGCACAAATACGTTGGCACCAGACTCACCGCCAGAGCTTTCAACCCACACACCGGGAACGGCTTTAAATAAGTCAGCAGTACTTTTAGGTGATAATTTTATAATTTGTGATGAATCAATATTTGTTACAGCGTAGCTGGCATCAATCTTTCTGATCCCAACACCTGCGGGGGTACCAGAAACGACAATTCGCTCAACTTTTTTTTCTTTTGCTTGTTCTGCTGCAAGAGCAGCGTGTGTGCTTAGGGCTAAAGTAATTGCAGAGGCTAGCATGCTTTTTGCTTTATTGAATTTCATGTGTGAGATCCCGTTTTTAGTGTGTTAAACAGTGTGTATTACAGCGAGATTGATTAAATTTTAATGTAAACAGGCTGTATAAATTGAAACTCTAGAGATAAATGCAAACGTTTGCAATATTTATTTGTAAATTATTTATTAATAAGGGCTGTTGTTTTATTGAGCGTAATTACACAAGAGCGTAATTTTTAAGTTAATGGGCAAGCCAGTAAAAAATAATAATGCTATATTGTCAGTAAGTTAGATATAGCAACAGCCGCAGTGGAGCGTTTAGGGTTTTATGAATAATAAAAAAATTAAATTAGCTGATTTAGCAAAGCTTGCTGGGGTGTCTACCTCAACGGTTTCGCGCGCGCTGAATAATAACCCGCTCATTAAGCAAGAAACCCGCGACAAGCTTCAGCAGCTTGCAAAAAAACATAATTTTAGCCTTAACACGGCGGCTAGCCGTTTGCGTACGCAAAAGACCAATGTTGTTGCCGTCATTATTAATCTTGATGAGCAAACCGAGCAATCAATCAGCGATCCATTTTTACTCAAGGTAGTGAGCGAAATTAACCTTGCGCTTAATCAACAGGGGTTAGAGTTGTTGTTATCTAACTCTATTATGGCGCAAGATGACTGGGCTAATTACTTTATTAATGGCCGCCGAGCAGACGGTATTATTGTTGTGGGGCAAGGAAAAAACCAAACTAATATAGAAGCGGCTGCCGATGCAGGTATTCCTTTAGTTGTATGGGGGGATCCAAAAACACAAAGCAATTATCCTATTGTCGGCAGTGATAACTACTTAGGAGGAATGCAAGCGACGGCTCATTTAATAGAACACGGTGCTAAAAATATTTTATTTTTAGGCGATCCTGAGCATGGTGAAATTAGTGAAAGGCATCGTGGTTACGCCGCTGCACTTTCTACCCATAAACTTGAGCAGCATGTTATATCCATTGATCTTACCAGTCGCTCTGCGTATCAAGCAATTAACCAGTTATTACGTGAAAAAGGGTTGTATTTTGATGCGATTATGGCCTGTAGTGACATGGTTGCACTGGGGGCGATGAAAGCGCTGAAAGAGCGCTACGTGAGTATTCCTAACGATGTGGCACTGGTTGGATTTGATGACATTGCCATGGCTGATATTAGCCATCCTTCACTTTCTACAATTAAACAAAACACCCAATTTGCTGCGACTTTGTTAGTTAAAAAGTTAATACAGCAGTTTTCAGGTGAAAAAGTCGAATCACAAGTTATTGATATAGAGTTAATTACTCGCCAGTCAAGCAAACGTTAATCTAGTATGCATGTATATTAATTGTTAAATTTAAAATGCAAACGATTGCAATGGTGTTTATTCTACTCTAAACTCAGGATTCACTGACTAACACACACGGTAATTTACCAGCTATGGGTAATTTGCTTTACAAACGTTATGGCGTATGTCGCTATAAACGAGGCACGCAATGAGTAAAATAAAAATCACACTGGCAATTGCTGCAAGCTATTTTATTTTCGCAATATTATTAAATAGCGTAGGCACTGTTATTTTGCAGTCTATAAACACACTAGGAGTAAGCAAAACCGAAGCGTCGGTTTTAGAGGGGTTTAAAGACTTATCTATTGCAATAATGTCATTTGTTGTTGCTTCATTTATACCACGTTTAGGCTACAAGCTTGCAATGCTGCTAGCACTGATAGTTGTCGCTATAGCGTGTTTGAGTACGGCTGTAATAAGTGACTTTTACATGTTTAAAGTGTTATTTGCTGCTGTGGGTTGTGGTTTTGCGGTCGTTAAGGTGTCGGTTTATTCAATTATTGGCCAAGTGACTGAGGATGCAAATAGTCACTCATCATTACTGAACACCATAGAAGGCATTTTTATGGTGGGTGTATTAAGTGGCTATTGGGTATTCACCGCATTTATAGAACCTGTTGATAGCAATGCCTGGTTGAACGTTTATTACGTATTAGCAGCGCTTACGCTTTTGGTGATTATCAGTGTCGTAATAGCACCAATAAAGCCTGCTATTAAAGGTCAAAAAAGCAACTCGGGTTGGAATGACTTTATTGCTATGCTCAAACTTACCTATCAACCGTTAGTGCTGATTTTTATTATTAGTGCATTTTTGTATGTGTTAATCGAGCAAGGGGTAGGGACTTGGTTGCCTACATTTAATAATCAAGTTTTGCAATTACCAGTAGCTATTAGTATTCAACTAGCGAGTATTTTTGCCGCAGCTCTTGCTTTAGGCCGCTTAGTGGCGGGCCAAGTATTAAAGCATATTCATTGGTTTGTAGTACTTAGCTGTTGTTTAGTTGCTATGGCTGCGTTGATCATTATTACCTTACCACTAACGGAAAACTTACCTAAAAGCGAGGTGAATAGTTTATTTGATGCGCCTCTGGCGGCGTTTGTTTTGCCATTAATTGGCTTTTTTATGGCGCCCATTTATCCGGTACTCAACTCAGTCATGCTCAGTGCGCTTCAAAAGCATCAACATGCTGCAATGACAGGGTTAATCGTTGTGTTTTCAGCACTTGGTGGCACCACAGGGTCGGTGATAACCGGGTATGTATTTGAGCACTTTAGTGGCCAGCATGCTTTTTATCTTTCACTTGTGCCCATTAGTTTAATTTTTATTAGCGTGATTATTTTTAAAAAACGCACCCATGCCATTTCACAACACGCAGTCAATAGTTAATAGATTAGGACAGTTATGAGTTTTTTTAATAGCCAATTATTTAAAGATGTACAAACACAGCACATATTTAGCGACTGTAAAACGTTTGCTGATGCAACCGCGCGTGTTGATTGGCAAAGTGCCTGTATACAGTATGAGCAAATAGCACCCCTTGATAAAACTCAATTAAGAGACTTTGTTGATGCGCATTTTATAACAACGCCTTTATTAACAATGAAAGGGGCTGCAAATA
The genomic region above belongs to Pseudoalteromonas undina and contains:
- a CDS encoding LacI family DNA-binding transcriptional regulator → MNNKKIKLADLAKLAGVSTSTVSRALNNNPLIKQETRDKLQQLAKKHNFSLNTAASRLRTQKTNVVAVIINLDEQTEQSISDPFLLKVVSEINLALNQQGLELLLSNSIMAQDDWANYFINGRRADGIIVVGQGKNQTNIEAAADAGIPLVVWGDPKTQSNYPIVGSDNYLGGMQATAHLIEHGAKNILFLGDPEHGEISERHRGYAAALSTHKLEQHVISIDLTSRSAYQAINQLLREKGLYFDAIMACSDMVALGAMKALKERYVSIPNDVALVGFDDIAMADISHPSLSTIKQNTQFAATLLVKKLIQQFSGEKVESQVIDIELITRQSSKR
- a CDS encoding MFS transporter, which encodes MSKIKITLAIAASYFIFAILLNSVGTVILQSINTLGVSKTEASVLEGFKDLSIAIMSFVVASFIPRLGYKLAMLLALIVVAIACLSTAVISDFYMFKVLFAAVGCGFAVVKVSVYSIIGQVTEDANSHSSLLNTIEGIFMVGVLSGYWVFTAFIEPVDSNAWLNVYYVLAALTLLVIISVVIAPIKPAIKGQKSNSGWNDFIAMLKLTYQPLVLIFIISAFLYVLIEQGVGTWLPTFNNQVLQLPVAISIQLASIFAAALALGRLVAGQVLKHIHWFVVLSCCLVAMAALIIITLPLTENLPKSEVNSLFDAPLAAFVLPLIGFFMAPIYPVLNSVMLSALQKHQHAAMTGLIVVFSALGGTTGSVITGYVFEHFSGQHAFYLSLVPISLIFISVIIFKKRTHAISQHAVNS